The sequence AGGTGCTGCGCGGCGGCCTCGACGTCTGCGGCGCGGCGGGCTGCCACCTCGCCGGCGGGCACAGCATCGACGACCCGGAACCGAAGTACGGCCTGGCCGTCACCGGCGTCGCGGCCCCTTCGCGGCTGCTGCGCAACGACGCCGGCCGCGCCGGGCTGCCGCTGACGCTGACCAAACCGCTCGGCGTCGGCGTGCTGAACTCGCGGCACAAGGCCACCGGGGAACGGTTCGAGCAGGCGATCGACGTCATGACGACGCTGAACGCCCCGGCCGCCCGCGCGGCGCTGGCCGCCGGGGCCGCGTGCGCCACCGACGTCACGGGGTTCGGCCTGCTGGGGCACCTGCACAAGCTGGCGCGGGCCAGCGGCGTCACCGCCCGGCTGGACCCGGCGGCCGTGCCGTATCTGGACGGCGCCCGCGCGGCGTTGCGCGACGGCTACGTCAGCGGCGGCACCCGGCGCAACCTCGACTGGGTCGCCCCGCACGCCGACCTGTCCAGGATTTCCGCGGACGAGGCGTTGCTGCTGGCCGACGCGCAGACGTCCGGCGGGCTGCTGGTCGCCGGGGAGCTGCCGGGGTACCCGGTGATCGGGGAGCTGGTGCCGCGCGGGGACCACACGATCGTCGTGGGCTGAGTTTTCGGCCCGGGCGCGGCGGGTACGCGACGAACATGCCTGCACCGGAACGAGCCAGCCTGGAACAGCACCTGGCCGAGACGCAGTACCCGTGCGGCCGCGACGAGCTCCTGCGCCGCGCGGCGGCGGCCGGCGGCGGCGACTCGGTGCTCGGCTCCCTGGGCGGCCTGCCCGACAGCGACCAGTACGACGACTTCGACGCCGTCTGGGAGGCCGTGTCGGCCAAGCACGTCGGCGGGGCGCCGTAGGGTTCAGGCGAGGCGCTCGACGGCGTCCTTCGCGTCTTTGAGATCGGCGCCGGTGTGTTCGCGGTAGACCTTGATCGCCTGGATCTTCCGGCCCTCCCGCACCAGCGCGGCGACCTCGGCGAGTCCGGGCTCCTCGACGACCACCCCGAGCTTCTCGGCGATGGCGTCGAGCTTGGTCTCCATCCGCGCGAGCCGCCGATCGACCCGCGTCAGCCGCCGATCGGTGGCCGACGACCCGAGCGCGACGACCACGACCAGCACGACGACACCCAGCAACAGCATCCCGTAGTCCATGGCGCGCCATGCTACTTGCGGAAATTGTCGGTGGCGGTGGTTATCGTCCGTCCCATGACCACACTGATCGACCGCCCGAAGACCGCCCTGCTCGTCGTCGACGTCCAGAACGGGGTGATGTCGTCGGCCCACGACCGCTCGTCGGTCCTGGCCAACATCGTCACCCTGGTGGACAAGGCCCGCGCGGCCGGCACGGAAGTGGTGTGGGTGCAGCACACCAGCGCCGAGCTGCCGCGGGACAGCGAACCGTGGGCGTACGTGCCCGAGCTCGTCCGGTGGGAGGCGGAACCGCTGGTGCACAAGGAGTACGGGGACTCGTTCGAGGCGACGGACCTGGAGGCGGTGCTGGCCGAGCGTGGCGTGGGCTCGCTGGTGGTGGCGGGCGCGCAGACGGACGCGTGCATCCGGTCCACGCTGCACGGGGCGCTGGCGCGGGGGTATGACGCGGTGCTGGTGTCGGACGCGCACACGACGGAAGATCTGTCGGCTTATGGTGCTCCGCCGCCGGGGCAGGTGATCGCGCACACGAACATGTACTGGCAGTACCAGACGGCGCCGGGCCGGACCGCGGGCACGATGACCACGGAGGAGGTGGAGTTCGGGGTGACGACACCGGCTTGAGAGGTGACGGACTGGGCTGCCGGGCGCGGT is a genomic window of Amycolatopsis lexingtonensis containing:
- a CDS encoding isochorismatase family protein; the protein is MTTLIDRPKTALLVVDVQNGVMSSAHDRSSVLANIVTLVDKARAAGTEVVWVQHTSAELPRDSEPWAYVPELVRWEAEPLVHKEYGDSFEATDLEAVLAERGVGSLVVAGAQTDACIRSTLHGALARGYDAVLVSDAHTTEDLSAYGAPPPGQVIAHTNMYWQYQTAPGRTAGTMTTEEVEFGVTTPA
- the selD gene encoding selenide, water dikinase SelD yields the protein MGYRLTQYAHGGGCACKIPPGELEAAVLGLTGASPVDPPGELLVGLDTGDDAAAVRISGDTALIATTDFFTPVVDDAYDWGRIAAANALSDVYAMGGTPVVAVNLLGWPRETLPFELAAEVLRGGLDVCGAAGCHLAGGHSIDDPEPKYGLAVTGVAAPSRLLRNDAGRAGLPLTLTKPLGVGVLNSRHKATGERFEQAIDVMTTLNAPAARAALAAGAACATDVTGFGLLGHLHKLARASGVTARLDPAAVPYLDGARAALRDGYVSGGTRRNLDWVAPHADLSRISADEALLLADAQTSGGLLVAGELPGYPVIGELVPRGDHTIVVG
- a CDS encoding DUF2795 domain-containing protein, translated to MPAPERASLEQHLAETQYPCGRDELLRRAAAAGGGDSVLGSLGGLPDSDQYDDFDAVWEAVSAKHVGGAP
- a CDS encoding ribosomal protein L7/L12, giving the protein MDYGMLLLGVVVLVVVVALGSSATDRRLTRVDRRLARMETKLDAIAEKLGVVVEEPGLAEVAALVREGRKIQAIKVYREHTGADLKDAKDAVERLA